One region of Skermanella mucosa genomic DNA includes:
- a CDS encoding sarcosine oxidase subunit beta family protein, whose amino-acid sequence MAKYSIFSLVKNAASHHQNWDRAWRDNRPKADGYDVVIIGGGGHGLATAYYLAKEHGITNVAVIERSWLGGGNTGRNTTIIRSNYLWDESAALYEKSLQLYEGLSQELNYNIMFSQRGVLNLAHNLGDVREGMRRVNALRLNGIDSEWMTAEQVKEFCPIINISKDVRYPIMGGTLQRRAGTARHDAVAWGFARAASARGVDIIQNCEVTGIRRENGKVVGVETSMGFVKAGKVGIVAAGHSSVVAGMADLRLPVESHPLQALVSEPVKPVIDCVVMSNTVHVYVSQSDKGELVMGAGIDAYTGYGQRGSFHVIEHQMGALLELFPIFSRLRMLRQWGGIVDVCPDASPIISKTPVENLFINCGWGTGGFKATPGSGFVFAHTIARGEPHALNAAFGLERFTTGHLIDEHGAAAVAH is encoded by the coding sequence ATGGCGAAATACTCGATTTTCTCCCTCGTGAAGAACGCGGCGTCCCACCACCAGAATTGGGACCGCGCGTGGCGCGACAACCGGCCGAAAGCCGACGGCTACGACGTCGTGATCATCGGCGGCGGCGGGCACGGGCTGGCGACGGCCTACTACCTCGCCAAGGAGCACGGCATCACCAACGTGGCCGTGATCGAGCGGAGCTGGCTGGGCGGCGGCAACACCGGCCGCAACACCACCATCATCCGGTCCAACTACCTGTGGGACGAGAGCGCGGCGCTCTACGAGAAGTCGCTCCAGCTCTACGAGGGGCTGAGCCAGGAGCTGAACTACAACATCATGTTCAGCCAGCGCGGCGTGCTCAACCTCGCCCATAACCTGGGCGACGTGCGCGAGGGCATGCGCCGGGTCAACGCCCTGCGGCTCAACGGCATCGACAGCGAATGGATGACGGCCGAGCAGGTCAAGGAATTCTGCCCGATCATCAACATCTCGAAGGATGTCCGCTACCCGATCATGGGCGGCACCCTGCAGCGTCGCGCCGGCACCGCCCGCCACGACGCGGTCGCCTGGGGCTTCGCCCGGGCGGCCAGCGCGCGGGGCGTCGACATCATCCAGAACTGCGAAGTCACCGGCATCCGCCGCGAGAACGGCAAGGTGGTCGGGGTCGAGACCTCCATGGGGTTCGTCAAGGCCGGCAAGGTCGGCATCGTCGCCGCCGGCCATTCCAGCGTGGTCGCCGGCATGGCCGACCTGCGGCTTCCGGTGGAGAGCCATCCCCTCCAGGCGCTGGTGTCGGAGCCGGTCAAGCCGGTGATCGACTGCGTCGTGATGTCCAACACCGTCCATGTCTATGTCAGCCAGTCCGACAAGGGCGAGCTGGTCATGGGGGCGGGCATCGACGCCTATACCGGCTACGGCCAGCGCGGCAGCTTCCACGTGATCGAGCACCAGATGGGGGCATTGCTGGAGCTGTTCCCGATCTTCAGCCGGCTGCGCATGCTGCGCCAGTGGGGCGGCATCGTCGATGTCTGCCCCGACGCCAGCCCGATCATCTCGAAGACGCCGGTGGAGAACCTGTTCATCAACTGCGGCTGGGGAACCGGCGGCTTCAAGGCGACGCCGGGGTCCGGCTTCGTCTTCGCCCACACCATCGCCCGGGGCGAGCCGCACGCGCTGAACGCCGCCTTCGGCCTGGAACGCTTCACCACCGGCCATCTGATCGACGAGCACGGCGCCGCCGCCGTCGCCCACTGA